The Bordetella sp. FB-8 genome includes a window with the following:
- a CDS encoding LexA family transcriptional regulator gives METPIPIDSNNPVPAWLLAAHVACGFPSPAEDHAQTRIDLNKVLIQHPDATFFMRVRGPSMRDAGIDDGDWVVVDRALEAQHKDIVLAVVDGDYTIKYLSRRAGRIRLLPANPTFPPIEFRDGQLLVVWGVVTWIIKPTRPVALRRAA, from the coding sequence ATGGAAACCCCGATCCCAATCGATTCCAACAATCCCGTGCCTGCGTGGCTGCTTGCGGCTCATGTGGCTTGCGGTTTTCCGTCGCCAGCGGAGGACCACGCCCAGACCCGGATCGACCTGAACAAGGTCTTGATCCAGCATCCGGACGCCACGTTTTTTATGCGCGTGAGGGGACCGTCTATGCGCGACGCCGGCATCGATGACGGTGACTGGGTGGTGGTGGACCGTGCACTCGAGGCGCAGCACAAGGACATCGTCCTGGCGGTCGTCGATGGGGACTACACCATCAAATACCTGTCCCGTCGCGCCGGCCGCATTCGGTTGCTACCTGCCAATCCGACCTTTCCACCCATTGAATTTCGCGACGGCCAGTTGCTGGTCGTCTGGGGCGTTGTGACATGGATTATCAAGCCGACCCGGCCGGTAGCCCTGCGCCGCGCCGCCTAG
- a CDS encoding nitrate reductase subunit alpha: MSHFVDRLKYFSTSRPTFSKGHGMTTNEDREWEDAYRQRWQHDKIVRSTHGVNCTGSCSWKIYVKSGIVTWETQQTDYPRTRPDMPNHEPRGCSRGASYSWYLYSANRLKYPLIRSALLRQWREKRLTLAPVEAWGAIVDDQGARASYTRRRGLGGFVRSNWDEVNEIIAAANIHTIKRHGPDRVVGFSPIPAMSMVSYAAGSRYLSLIGGVNLSFYDWYCDLPPASPQTWGEQTDVPESADWYNSTFIMMWGSNVPQTRTPDAHFMTEVRYRGTKVVSIFPDYAEGAKFGDIWLHPKQGTDAALGLAMGHVVLKEFHVTDKSAYFSDYCRRFTDMPLLVRISKQGDHFVPERLLRSDEFDDALGQDNNAAWKTVVVDELSGKLVAPVGSIGFRWGQKEGGDAGKWNLKEEDVQGNSIRPVMSFVAEHDAAIDVAFPYFGNVEHTHFTHTGHASVLSRRIGVRKVATREGEVLVATVYDLFIANYGVDQGLGGANVAASFDDDIPYTPAWQEKITGVSRHDVITVAREFAENAHKTEGKSMVILGAGLNHWFNMDMSYRSIINLLVMCGCIGKSGGGWSHYVGQEKLRPQTGWLPLAFATDWHRPPRFMNGTSFFYAHTDQWRYETMKVTELLSPLVDGKRFDNSPIDYNVRAERMGWLPSAPQFKTNPLKVGRAAAGADASAYVAKGLKDGSLEMSCVDPDAPENFPRNLFVWRSNLLGSSGKGHEYFLKHLLGAEHGVQGKDLGTNAGILPNEVKWHEKAPEGKLDLVVTLDFRMSTTCLYSDIVLPTATWYEKDDMNTSDMHPFIHPLSAAVDPAWQSKSDWDIYKGIAQKFSELTAGYLGVEQDIVLSPLQHDSPGEIAQTDGIADWGRGECEPIPGKTMASVVTVERDYPNTYRKFTSVGPLLDSLGNGGKGITWQTGEEIEQLRALNRPVTDEGISHGRPQILSAIDAAEVILSLAPETNGAVAVKAWQALSRLTGTDHTHLSRAREDEKIRFRDIQAQPRKIISSPTWSGIESEHVSYSASYTNVHELIPWRTLSGRQQLYQDHTWMRDFGESLCVYKPPIDTRSTEGMAGSRSNGNLEIALNFLTPHQKWGIHSTYTDNLLMLTLSRGGPIVWISEIDARKIGVVDNDWIEAFNLNGALTARAVVSQRIPVGAVMMYHAQEKIINTPGSEVTGVRGIHNSVTRIMPKPTHMIGGYAQLSYGFNYYGTVGSNRDEFVIVRKMNMVDWKDESTPASVLSATEAARHQHTLAHGAPTLAMADDESGEKS, encoded by the coding sequence ATGAGCCACTTTGTTGATCGCCTGAAATATTTTTCCACATCGAGACCCACGTTTTCAAAGGGTCACGGAATGACGACCAACGAGGACCGCGAGTGGGAAGATGCCTATCGGCAACGATGGCAGCACGACAAGATTGTCCGCTCGACCCACGGTGTCAATTGCACCGGCTCCTGTTCGTGGAAGATTTATGTCAAGAGCGGCATCGTCACCTGGGAGACTCAGCAGACCGATTACCCGCGAACCCGTCCCGATATGCCTAACCACGAACCACGTGGCTGTTCGCGCGGGGCATCGTATTCCTGGTACCTCTACAGCGCCAATCGCCTTAAATATCCGCTGATTCGCAGTGCTCTGCTGCGGCAATGGCGCGAAAAGCGCCTGACGCTTGCGCCCGTCGAAGCGTGGGGTGCTATCGTCGATGATCAGGGGGCCCGCGCGTCTTATACGCGACGTCGCGGTCTGGGTGGTTTTGTCCGTTCCAACTGGGACGAAGTCAACGAAATCATCGCCGCCGCGAACATTCACACCATCAAGCGCCACGGCCCGGATCGGGTGGTCGGCTTTTCGCCGATTCCTGCCATGTCGATGGTCTCGTATGCCGCCGGTAGTCGCTACCTGTCGCTGATTGGCGGGGTCAATCTGAGTTTCTACGACTGGTACTGCGACTTGCCGCCCGCGTCGCCGCAGACCTGGGGCGAACAAACCGACGTTCCCGAATCAGCCGACTGGTACAACTCCACATTTATCATGATGTGGGGTTCCAACGTACCGCAAACGCGCACCCCCGACGCGCACTTCATGACCGAAGTCCGGTATCGCGGCACCAAGGTCGTGTCGATCTTTCCGGACTACGCCGAGGGCGCCAAGTTCGGCGACATCTGGCTGCATCCGAAGCAAGGCACCGATGCGGCACTGGGTCTGGCGATGGGCCATGTCGTGCTTAAGGAATTCCACGTCACGGACAAGAGCGCGTATTTCTCGGATTACTGCCGACGCTTTACCGACATGCCATTGCTGGTGCGTATCAGCAAACAGGGCGATCACTTTGTGCCCGAGCGTCTACTGAGGTCGGACGAGTTCGATGACGCACTCGGTCAAGATAATAACGCCGCCTGGAAAACGGTCGTAGTCGACGAGTTGAGTGGGAAACTCGTCGCCCCGGTCGGCTCGATCGGCTTTCGCTGGGGACAAAAGGAAGGTGGTGACGCCGGCAAATGGAACCTGAAAGAAGAAGATGTGCAAGGCAATTCGATCCGGCCGGTCATGTCGTTTGTGGCAGAACACGATGCCGCTATCGACGTAGCTTTCCCCTATTTCGGTAACGTCGAACACACGCACTTCACGCATACCGGCCATGCCAGCGTGTTGTCGCGCCGCATCGGTGTGCGTAAAGTCGCGACCCGTGAGGGTGAAGTGCTGGTCGCCACAGTCTACGACCTGTTCATTGCCAACTATGGCGTAGACCAGGGGCTGGGCGGTGCGAATGTCGCGGCCAGTTTTGACGACGACATCCCTTACACGCCCGCCTGGCAGGAAAAGATCACAGGCGTTAGCCGGCACGATGTCATCACCGTCGCACGTGAGTTTGCCGAGAACGCCCACAAGACCGAAGGCAAGTCGATGGTGATCCTCGGCGCCGGCTTGAACCATTGGTTCAACATGGATATGAGCTATCGCTCGATCATCAATCTGCTGGTCATGTGCGGCTGCATCGGCAAATCAGGCGGTGGCTGGTCGCACTACGTCGGCCAGGAGAAGTTACGGCCGCAGACCGGCTGGCTGCCGCTCGCGTTCGCGACCGATTGGCACAGGCCGCCGCGCTTCATGAACGGTACTTCGTTTTTCTATGCGCACACCGATCAATGGCGCTATGAAACAATGAAAGTAACCGAGTTGCTGTCGCCGCTGGTCGATGGCAAACGGTTCGACAATAGTCCCATTGACTACAACGTGCGCGCCGAGCGGATGGGGTGGTTGCCGTCCGCGCCGCAATTCAAGACCAACCCGCTCAAGGTTGGCCGGGCGGCAGCCGGAGCGGACGCTTCTGCCTATGTGGCAAAGGGACTCAAGGACGGTTCGCTCGAGATGTCGTGCGTCGATCCCGATGCGCCGGAGAATTTCCCGAGAAACCTGTTTGTCTGGCGCTCGAACCTGCTCGGCTCATCGGGCAAGGGGCATGAATATTTCCTCAAGCATCTGCTTGGCGCCGAGCATGGTGTACAGGGAAAAGATCTGGGCACGAACGCCGGCATCCTGCCCAATGAAGTGAAATGGCACGAGAAAGCCCCCGAGGGCAAGCTCGACCTGGTCGTGACATTGGACTTCAGGATGTCCACCACATGTCTGTATTCGGACATCGTATTACCGACCGCTACTTGGTACGAAAAGGACGATATGAATACGTCCGACATGCACCCGTTCATCCACCCTTTGTCCGCCGCCGTCGATCCCGCGTGGCAATCCAAAAGCGACTGGGACATCTACAAAGGCATTGCGCAGAAATTCTCGGAGCTGACGGCAGGTTATCTGGGCGTCGAACAGGACATTGTATTGTCGCCACTGCAACACGACAGCCCAGGGGAAATCGCGCAGACCGACGGGATTGCCGACTGGGGCCGCGGCGAATGCGAACCCATTCCAGGCAAGACCATGGCGAGCGTCGTGACCGTCGAGCGGGACTATCCCAATACCTACCGAAAATTCACGTCGGTGGGACCGCTGCTCGATTCGCTCGGCAATGGCGGTAAGGGCATCACCTGGCAAACGGGCGAGGAAATCGAGCAACTACGGGCATTGAATCGTCCCGTCACGGACGAGGGGATATCGCATGGGCGCCCGCAAATTCTTTCGGCGATTGACGCCGCCGAAGTCATTCTGTCGCTTGCCCCGGAAACCAACGGTGCCGTTGCCGTCAAAGCGTGGCAGGCCCTGTCGCGACTCACTGGCACCGATCACACCCATCTCTCTCGCGCCCGTGAAGACGAAAAAATCCGATTTCGCGATATTCAGGCCCAGCCACGCAAGATCATTTCGTCGCCAACCTGGAGCGGCATCGAATCCGAACACGTTTCGTATAGCGCCAGCTACACGAACGTGCATGAGTTGATCCCATGGCGCACCCTCTCGGGACGTCAACAACTTTATCAGGATCACACGTGGATGCGCGATTTTGGCGAGTCGCTATGCGTCTACAAACCCCCTATCGATACCCGCAGCACCGAGGGTATGGCGGGCAGCCGCTCGAACGGCAACCTCGAGATCGCACTGAACTTCCTGACGCCTCATCAGAAATGGGGCATACACAGCACCTATACCGACAATCTGCTGATGCTGACGCTTTCGCGCGGTGGCCCGATCGTCTGGATATCGGAGATCGATGCCAGAAAAATAGGCGTAGTCGATAACGACTGGATCGAAGCCTTCAATTTGAACGGCGCATTGACAGCCCGTGCGGTCGTGAGCCAGCGCATCCCGGTGGGCGCCGTCATGATGTACCACGCGCAGGAAAAAATCATCAACACGCCGGGCTCCGAAGTCACCGGGGTACGCGGCATCCACAACTCGGTTACCCGCATCATGCCCAAACCGACCCACATGATCGGCGGCTATGCACAGCTATCTTACGGCTTTAATTATTACGGCACGGTGGGCTCCAATCGCGACGAATTCGTGATCGTTCGAAAAATGAATATGGTCGACTGGAAGGATGAGTCGACGCCCGCATCGGTGCTCTCGGCAACCGAGGCCGCCCGCCATCAACACACACTCGCCCACGGCGCGCCAACGCTCGCGATGGCGGATGACGAGTCTGGAGAGAAGTCATGA
- a CDS encoding SOS response-associated peptidase, translating into MCSHYESVKIPARLKQYFGAAFETPAFSADLWPKRQGLFVRRPPELNAGDDAVPDREAVLGRWGLISARTSADGMAKAEKLSTFNARSETASRSFTFGNAWQRAQHCIMPAEAVFEPDWRSGRAVPTRFSHVDGVPLGIAGLWDKFRDTAGQWHESYTMLTINADQHPLFREYHRTGEEKRMVVILPAGAYGEWLAAGADDTRDFLHPFPADQLLAQAVIPAAGSSFLF; encoded by the coding sequence ATGTGTAGCCACTACGAATCGGTCAAGATCCCTGCTCGACTCAAGCAGTATTTCGGAGCAGCGTTTGAGACGCCGGCGTTCTCGGCTGATCTCTGGCCTAAGCGACAAGGTCTTTTCGTACGCCGCCCACCCGAACTCAATGCCGGCGACGATGCCGTGCCCGACCGCGAGGCAGTTCTTGGCCGGTGGGGGTTGATCAGCGCGAGAACGAGTGCTGACGGTATGGCCAAGGCGGAAAAGCTCTCCACCTTCAACGCCCGATCGGAGACGGCCTCCCGGTCGTTCACCTTTGGCAACGCTTGGCAGCGTGCACAGCATTGCATCATGCCGGCCGAGGCCGTCTTCGAGCCGGACTGGCGCAGCGGCCGCGCTGTGCCCACACGGTTCTCCCACGTCGACGGCGTGCCGCTGGGCATCGCTGGCCTGTGGGACAAATTCCGGGATACTGCTGGGCAATGGCATGAGAGCTACACGATGCTCACGATCAACGCGGACCAGCATCCGCTCTTTCGGGAATACCACCGCACCGGCGAGGAAAAGCGCATGGTGGTGATCCTGCCGGCCGGCGCATACGGCGAATGGCTGGCCGCCGGCGCCGATGACACTCGCGACTTTCTACACCCCTTCCCTGCAGACCAGCTGCTGGCCCAAGCAGTGATTCCAGCTGCTGGATCCAGCTTTCTTTTCTGA
- the narJ gene encoding nitrate reductase molybdenum cofactor assembly chaperone — MLSTLLGYPDASLIEALTEIRMAITGHRAFAPTTRLDLIALVDRLAARALLDLQEEYVETFDRGRATSLYLFEHVHGESRERGQAMVDLLAMYEAKGLFLGSGELPDYLPVFLEFLGQESPTKARSLLAEIADINRRIATKLAELGSAYFAVVAALLPLAGEAPLDVAAPAKVVEQAIDGEALDREWQDEPVSFLGAPAPVSSQPQPIQFYDKRPPR, encoded by the coding sequence ATGTTGAGCACCCTGCTCGGCTATCCAGACGCCTCGCTCATTGAGGCGCTCACCGAGATTCGCATGGCAATAACAGGGCATCGCGCCTTTGCGCCAACCACACGCTTGGACTTAATCGCGTTGGTAGACCGTCTAGCAGCGCGAGCGCTGCTAGACCTGCAGGAAGAGTACGTGGAAACCTTCGATCGCGGTCGGGCTACGTCGCTTTACCTGTTCGAACACGTGCACGGCGAATCGCGTGAGCGGGGGCAAGCGATGGTCGACTTGCTAGCAATGTACGAAGCGAAAGGACTGTTTCTCGGTAGCGGCGAATTGCCTGACTATCTACCGGTGTTCCTGGAATTCCTGGGACAGGAGTCCCCGACCAAGGCCCGGTCGTTGCTCGCTGAAATCGCCGACATCAACCGGCGAATCGCGACAAAGCTCGCCGAGCTCGGTAGCGCTTATTTTGCAGTCGTCGCCGCATTGTTGCCGCTCGCAGGCGAGGCACCGCTGGACGTCGCCGCGCCTGCAAAAGTCGTGGAGCAGGCGATTGACGGCGAGGCACTCGATCGCGAGTGGCAGGACGAGCCAGTGAGTTTTCTGGGGGCACCAGCCCCTGTTTCCAGCCAACCTCAGCCGATTCAGTTTTACGACAAAAGGCCACCGCGGTAG
- a CDS encoding peptidylprolyl isomerase, with protein MTSNMIGASASTETVELSVNGVVIDAAAIDAESASHPEEADPDYAARRALVVRELLTQRAVTLGLLVAGTDLDDQTTDCLLEMECKTPLPSDDECRRYHAANAQKFRSPDLVFARHILFALTDKAAMTHVRSRAEEAHRELVQRPERFEALAQTLSNCPSGEVGGNLGQLSRGESVPEFEKAIFETSHVGLLPGLVNTRYGFHIVSVERRIAGLALPFEAARETIARYLQERVRHKSIQQYLTLLASSAELRGIALDVRPGLLLQ; from the coding sequence ATGACTTCAAACATGATTGGCGCATCGGCGAGCACCGAGACAGTCGAGCTCAGCGTCAACGGCGTTGTCATCGATGCTGCCGCGATCGATGCTGAATCCGCATCCCATCCAGAGGAAGCCGATCCTGACTATGCCGCGCGCCGGGCGCTAGTCGTACGCGAACTGCTGACCCAGCGCGCCGTCACGCTGGGTTTGCTGGTAGCGGGCACCGACCTTGACGATCAGACCACAGACTGTCTACTGGAAATGGAATGCAAGACACCCCTGCCGTCCGATGATGAATGCCGGCGTTACCACGCAGCCAACGCGCAGAAGTTCCGCAGTCCGGATCTGGTTTTCGCGCGCCACATTCTCTTCGCGCTGACGGACAAGGCAGCCATGACCCACGTGCGCAGCCGCGCCGAAGAGGCGCATCGCGAACTCGTGCAGCGCCCTGAGCGCTTCGAGGCACTCGCCCAGACCTTGTCGAATTGCCCGTCCGGCGAGGTTGGCGGGAACCTCGGCCAGTTGTCTCGCGGCGAGAGTGTGCCGGAGTTCGAGAAGGCAATTTTTGAGACCAGCCATGTTGGCTTGCTGCCGGGGCTCGTCAATACACGTTATGGCTTTCATATCGTGTCGGTGGAGCGCCGCATCGCAGGCCTCGCACTACCGTTCGAAGCGGCGCGGGAAACCATCGCCCGCTATCTTCAGGAGCGCGTCAGGCATAAATCGATTCAGCAATATTTGACTCTGCTCGCCTCCAGTGCCGAACTGCGCGGCATCGCATTGGATGTACGCCCTGGGCTCCTGCTGCAATAG
- a CDS encoding Y-family DNA polymerase → MDYQADPAGSPAPRRLALVDGNSFYCSCERVMRPSLEGRPLVVLSNNDGCAIARTAEAKALGIKMGAPWHEIKHLTHTHGLIALSANFALYADLSDRMMSVIGQFAPAQEIYSIDEAYLDLTGVPGTGRELGAQIRARVLQWVGIPTCVGIGSTKTLAKLANHLAKKMPHLAGVCDLTLASPEQRRRALSRVPVGDVWGVGRRLAPQLQALGMATAADLASADWRVLRDKFSIVLAKTARELAGEACVDWEDVAPPKQQIMCSRSFGQPVLEQSELAEALAAFATRTAQKLRRQASLTQAVYVFIRTSPFRAADPQYSGSVVVPLATATDRTDLLIRAAHAGLARVYRAGFRYAKAGVCLLDIASQAQAFAQGELFGALPAPQTHGPVRDPGQLTQAVDTLNQRFGRGAVTWAAGQARPEARWGMRQSRMTPAATTDWNQVIEVWK, encoded by the coding sequence ATGGATTATCAAGCCGACCCGGCCGGTAGCCCTGCGCCGCGCCGCCTAGCACTGGTCGACGGCAATAGCTTCTATTGCTCTTGCGAGCGCGTCATGCGCCCTTCGCTCGAGGGACGTCCGCTAGTGGTGCTCTCGAACAACGACGGCTGCGCGATCGCACGCACGGCTGAGGCCAAAGCCCTAGGAATAAAGATGGGTGCGCCGTGGCATGAGATCAAGCACCTGACCCATACACACGGCCTGATCGCGCTATCGGCCAATTTCGCCCTGTACGCAGACCTCTCTGATCGCATGATGTCAGTGATTGGCCAGTTCGCGCCCGCGCAGGAGATCTACAGCATCGACGAGGCCTACCTCGATCTGACAGGTGTGCCGGGCACCGGGCGTGAGCTGGGTGCACAAATCCGTGCCCGCGTGCTGCAGTGGGTCGGCATCCCAACGTGTGTGGGTATCGGCTCGACTAAGACGCTAGCCAAGCTGGCCAATCACCTCGCAAAGAAGATGCCGCATTTGGCCGGCGTGTGCGACCTGACGCTGGCCTCACCCGAGCAGCGACGGCGTGCCCTCTCTCGGGTGCCAGTCGGCGATGTCTGGGGCGTCGGCCGACGCCTGGCCCCCCAGCTGCAGGCGCTGGGTATGGCCACCGCGGCGGATCTCGCCTCGGCCGACTGGCGCGTGCTGCGCGACAAGTTCTCCATCGTCTTGGCCAAGACCGCCCGTGAACTCGCCGGCGAGGCCTGCGTAGACTGGGAAGATGTCGCGCCGCCCAAGCAGCAGATCATGTGCTCGAGGAGCTTCGGGCAGCCGGTGCTTGAGCAGAGCGAGCTGGCCGAGGCACTCGCCGCGTTCGCCACGCGCACAGCCCAGAAGCTACGCCGGCAGGCCTCGCTGACCCAGGCCGTGTACGTGTTCATCCGCACCAGCCCTTTTCGGGCCGCGGATCCTCAGTATTCCGGCTCGGTGGTGGTGCCGCTGGCCACCGCGACAGATCGCACAGACCTATTGATACGCGCAGCGCACGCGGGCTTGGCGCGTGTGTACCGGGCCGGTTTTCGTTATGCCAAGGCCGGCGTATGCCTACTGGACATTGCCAGCCAGGCGCAGGCCTTCGCCCAGGGTGAACTTTTCGGAGCGCTGCCGGCACCGCAGACGCATGGCCCCGTGCGTGATCCGGGGCAGTTGACGCAGGCGGTAGATACGCTGAACCAGCGCTTTGGGCGCGGCGCCGTGACCTGGGCAGCCGGCCAGGCCAGGCCGGAAGCGCGCTGGGGTATGCGGCAGTCACGCATGACGCCGGCAGCAACGACAGACTGGAACCAGGTCATCGAGGTCTGGAAGTAA
- the narI gene encoding respiratory nitrate reductase subunit gamma, with protein sequence MNQPVINSLLFGIYPYICLAIWLLGSLIRFDREQYTWKSDSSQLLRRRQLRLGSNLFHIGVLIVIAGHFAGFLAPHWMVSPFLNASQHQFIAMVAGGSAGIVAIIGLSILLYRRLSDPRIRINSAHADILVLVILWLQLALGLSTVPLSLAHMDGVMFETLSTYVKGIVTFQPVADLLAPVPLVYKIHIALGFTIFLVSPFTRLVHIWSGMATVGYLFRPHQIVRKR encoded by the coding sequence ATGAATCAGCCCGTCATCAATTCGCTTTTGTTTGGCATCTATCCCTACATCTGCCTCGCTATCTGGCTGCTCGGCAGTCTGATCCGCTTCGATCGCGAACAGTACACATGGAAGAGCGATTCGTCACAACTGCTCAGACGCCGTCAATTGCGCCTGGGCAGCAATCTGTTTCATATCGGCGTGTTGATCGTCATCGCTGGGCATTTCGCCGGCTTTCTGGCGCCGCATTGGATGGTGTCGCCCTTTCTCAATGCGTCTCAACATCAGTTTATCGCGATGGTGGCGGGGGGAAGCGCGGGCATAGTCGCAATCATCGGTCTTTCGATTCTGCTGTATCGACGATTGTCCGACCCGCGAATCCGCATCAATAGTGCGCACGCGGATATCCTGGTCCTCGTCATTCTGTGGCTACAGCTGGCGCTCGGACTGTCCACCGTTCCGCTTTCGCTGGCCCATATGGACGGTGTCATGTTCGAAACGCTGAGCACCTACGTCAAAGGAATCGTCACGTTTCAACCCGTTGCGGATCTCCTTGCTCCCGTGCCGCTTGTCTACAAGATCCATATCGCGCTGGGCTTCACGATTTTTCTCGTTTCGCCGTTCACGCGCCTTGTGCATATCTGGAGTGGCATGGCAACCGTCGGCTATCTATTTCGGCCTCACCAGATCGTGCGCAAGCGCTAA
- the narH gene encoding nitrate reductase subunit beta, whose protein sequence is MKIRAQIGMVMNLDKCIGCHTCSVTCKNVWTSREGMEYAWFNNVETKPGMGYPKDWENQDRWNGGWKRKTNGKIELRAGSKWRVLANIFGNPNLPEIDDYYEPFTFDYAHLHDAPDVKVGPVARPRSLITGERMEKIEWGPNWEEILGGEFEKRKQDYNFDQVQTDIYGEFENTFMMYLPRLCEHCLNPACVASCPSGAIYKREEDGIVLIDQDKCRGWRMCVSGCPYKKIYYNWQSGKSEKCIFCYPRIEAGQPTVCSETCVGRIRYLGVLLYDADRIEEAASVKDPQDLYEAQLSIFLDPNDPAVREQAARDGVPDNWLEAAQRSPVYKMAMEWKIAFPLHPEYRTLPMVWYVPPLSPINSATNDGRLPMKGLLPDVDSLRIPLRYLANLLTAGREAPVRLALKRMLAMRAFMRERHVERRESPALLAEVGLDTAQVDEMYRYLAIANYEDRFVIPTAHREYAEDAFDLRASCGFSFGNGCSDGTTETSLFGGRKGINKERKTIPIRAAGQ, encoded by the coding sequence ATGAAAATCCGCGCGCAGATCGGCATGGTGATGAACCTGGACAAATGCATCGGTTGCCATACCTGTTCAGTCACTTGCAAAAACGTCTGGACCTCGCGTGAAGGCATGGAATACGCCTGGTTCAACAACGTCGAGACCAAACCTGGCATGGGTTACCCCAAGGATTGGGAGAACCAGGATCGCTGGAACGGCGGCTGGAAGCGCAAGACCAATGGCAAGATCGAGCTTCGCGCCGGCAGCAAGTGGCGTGTGTTGGCCAATATTTTCGGCAACCCGAACCTGCCGGAGATCGATGACTACTACGAACCCTTCACCTTCGACTACGCACACTTGCACGATGCGCCGGACGTCAAGGTCGGACCGGTCGCCCGGCCACGTTCGCTGATCACCGGCGAGCGGATGGAGAAAATCGAATGGGGGCCGAACTGGGAAGAGATTCTCGGCGGCGAGTTTGAAAAACGCAAGCAGGACTACAACTTTGATCAGGTGCAGACCGACATCTACGGCGAGTTCGAGAACACCTTCATGATGTACTTGCCTCGCCTCTGCGAGCACTGCCTGAATCCCGCCTGCGTGGCCTCCTGCCCTTCCGGCGCGATCTACAAGCGCGAGGAGGATGGCATCGTCCTGATCGATCAGGACAAGTGCCGGGGTTGGCGCATGTGTGTGTCGGGATGCCCTTACAAGAAAATCTATTACAACTGGCAAAGCGGCAAGTCGGAGAAATGCATTTTCTGCTATCCGCGCATCGAGGCAGGGCAACCCACGGTGTGCTCGGAAACTTGCGTCGGACGGATTCGCTATCTCGGCGTCCTGCTGTACGACGCCGACCGGATCGAGGAAGCCGCCTCTGTCAAGGACCCGCAGGACCTGTATGAAGCGCAGCTCTCGATCTTTCTCGATCCGAACGACCCGGCCGTGCGTGAACAGGCCGCTCGCGATGGTGTACCGGACAACTGGCTCGAAGCAGCCCAGCGCTCGCCCGTGTACAAAATGGCCATGGAATGGAAGATCGCCTTTCCACTGCACCCCGAATACCGGACCTTGCCGATGGTCTGGTACGTGCCGCCCCTATCGCCGATCAATTCGGCCACCAATGATGGGCGCTTGCCCATGAAAGGATTGTTGCCCGATGTCGATTCGCTGCGCATCCCGCTACGCTATCTGGCCAATTTGCTCACGGCGGGACGCGAAGCCCCCGTGCGTCTTGCCCTCAAGCGGATGCTGGCAATGCGCGCCTTCATGCGCGAGCGCCACGTGGAGCGCCGCGAAAGCCCCGCATTGCTTGCCGAAGTCGGCCTGGACACAGCGCAAGTCGACGAGATGTACCGCTACCTGGCCATTGCGAACTACGAAGATCGTTTCGTGATTCCGACCGCACATCGAGAATATGCCGAAGATGCATTCGATCTGCGTGCGTCGTGCGGTTTCTCGTTCGGCAACGGCTGCTCGGACGGCACCACAGAAACCAGTCTGTTCGGGGGACGCAAAGGCATCAATAAGGAACGAAAGACGATTCCGATACGCGCGGCGGGTCAATGA